In Flavobacterium gelatinilyticum, a genomic segment contains:
- a CDS encoding putative glycoside hydrolase yields MKLPKLLLILLALSIFSCAKKEEEKTTAFKFGVWTTADPKKSDADYTAEFKKYKDGGIDEVLINTITDPKLLKRLVPLATKEGLKVHAWIMAMNRPGDSIALQHPEWYQVSKEGKSCFDHRPYVDYYQWLCPTRKESREHVLALVEELAKVEGIESVHLDYIRFPDIFLPISLLPKYNLVQDVELPQFDFCYCDECVKAFEKIHHKNPKESHNTSIDMEWKNFRLNAIKAVVNDAYDIVHKHNKQLTAAVFPYPEMSDHMVRQRWDKWNIDEVYPMIYHSFYNEEIDWVGYATKQGVDDLEDKKTKIITGIYIPGLKNDAELKQAILEAKENGAVGVSFFDGNALTESNLKTIKETKASLK; encoded by the coding sequence ATGAAACTACCAAAACTACTCCTTATTTTACTGGCACTAAGCATTTTTTCATGTGCGAAGAAAGAAGAAGAAAAAACTACTGCATTTAAATTTGGTGTCTGGACAACTGCCGACCCAAAAAAATCGGATGCAGATTACACAGCAGAATTCAAAAAATACAAAGACGGCGGTATCGATGAAGTATTAATTAATACCATCACAGACCCAAAGCTTTTAAAAAGATTAGTGCCTCTGGCTACAAAAGAAGGTCTAAAAGTGCATGCCTGGATTATGGCAATGAACAGACCTGGCGATTCAATCGCATTACAGCATCCGGAGTGGTATCAGGTAAGCAAAGAAGGAAAATCTTGTTTTGACCACCGCCCGTATGTAGATTACTACCAATGGTTATGTCCAACCAGAAAAGAATCAAGAGAACACGTTTTGGCCTTAGTTGAAGAACTGGCAAAAGTAGAAGGAATCGAAAGTGTACATTTAGATTACATTCGTTTCCCGGACATCTTTTTACCAATCAGCCTTCTGCCTAAATACAACTTAGTTCAGGATGTAGAATTACCTCAATTCGACTTTTGTTACTGCGATGAATGTGTAAAAGCATTCGAAAAAATCCACCACAAAAATCCAAAAGAAAGCCACAATACTTCTATCGACATGGAATGGAAAAACTTCCGTTTAAATGCCATAAAAGCCGTGGTTAATGATGCTTATGATATTGTTCATAAACACAACAAACAATTAACGGCAGCTGTATTTCCTTATCCTGAAATGTCAGACCACATGGTACGTCAGCGTTGGGATAAATGGAATATCGACGAAGTTTATCCAATGATTTACCACAGTTTTTACAATGAAGAAATTGACTGGGTTGGCTATGCAACAAAACAAGGCGTTGATGATTTAGAAGACAAAAAGACAAAAATCATTACAGGAATTTATATTCCGGGCCTTAAAAACGACGCAGAACTAAAGCAGGCGATTTTAGAAGCAAAAGAAAACGGAGCTGTCGGAGTTTCTTTCTTTGACGGAAATGCTTTAACAGAAAGCAATTTAAAAACCATCAAAGAAACAAAAGCCAGTTTAAAATAG